A segment of the Nymphalis io chromosome 7, ilAglIoxx1.1, whole genome shotgun sequence genome:
GGTACGCGCACAAAATCGTCGTCGGAGTAATCCTGCcggccttcgaagcctggacgAAAGCGATGATTCATTGTATTCACGACTCATACCTGTAATGACCTGTCATGGTTGTTTTGGAAAATACCTGTGTACGATCGGAAGCAACGACGATGATCCACCACTGTAACTCCGACCGGGAcgccgctcagcatacgttggaggcgaAAGGTTGATCCTGGTCTGCGGGACCTCTCCCTGGCGTGGATAACCTTTGCCTCCTCCTGTGATATCATCACGGTCTAGAAGGAGATGGCGAAGCAGGAACGGGCAAGATCTGACCCCGCTCGACGAAGACGACCTCTATGTTTTCTCGGGAGAGAAGTGTGGCACACAAAAAGAGCTCCGCCTCGCAGATATGTTATATAAACAGTACCCATCAGCCTGTCTGATCCGTGGAAAGGATGGCCACCAGCGTAGTTTAAGAGCTTAAGAATCAATGTTAAAGTTTCTCTCTAAAGAAAACTACTAAGTTATGTTAAGGTCAAAACCACAGAGTTGGCCATGAACGACCAAAAACGTAGTTATATGTAGATCAGATCGCGTTAGAAATGAAAGTTTTGATGACGTCACAACTAGTTCGGATTTAGCGCAAGTGTTCGCGACATCCGGCGTTTTCGAGTGTCTACTAACGTTAGGAACCTTTAAgtgtttaaatatcttaatgcataaaattaataagcaaaaaGGCTTGCAGTACTAGCCTAATGTCTATCTGACTTTAGAGAAAAAGGTTTCACTCGGAGCTTATAAGCTCTAttaagagtaaaattatatttatataattttcccGATAACCATAGATTCTATTTATCCGACATATACTCGTAACATGATTGGCTAAATATtttcgattaatatatatttatgcgtTGTATGTTTAGTGACATATAACTCGTTATTGACTCATAACGGTAATGTAATGTATACTATACGGATGATGTATACAAAAAAGTGTtagtaaaacataatatattatgaaataataatttatattaaaaaaaccctATTTATCAAAACCACAAAACTTAAAATTGTGATCGTAACGGCTGTTATTAGGCATCGAAAAAGGACACTTAAAgagattttaatagaaaaattcaAACCGGCTAAATCTGTAAAAAGTATTGACAGTATTTTACAGGAATATCcaagtatttatataagcacatttaatttctttatgaTATCGTTTTTTTCTCTGAATGTTTAGATCAAGtcgttatatttcataaaactatTGCCACAGTTCGTTGTTATGTAACTACATAGCATAGCACTAAGGAATATTTTTGAAATccaatttacacaaataatTCGCGAAAGATatcattaagaaaaaaaaactgcgaGGACCAAATTTCGACATTGCACTAGTGTAGCGCGACTATGAGTATAAAGCTTGTGGGGTGCGAACAAGTGTATCATTCACAGCGACACACTCACACAGAAAACTTCAACATGAAAGCTTTCGTGAGTATCaaactgttattaaaataactatctaTTGAACGATCGCAAATTATATTTCCTATGTAACAACTTATCATTACTGAATCACCAAAGTATACTTAAATTGAACGTTTTTTTTACAGATCGTTGTCTGCGCTATTGTGGCCTGCGCTTCAGCCGGTAATGAGAAGCGGGAGAAACGAGGTTTCCTCGGCGGTCTTCACTCTATTGACAGTCTTTCCTACGGAGGCTCGTACGGTGGTATTTATGGCAATGACTATGGTTATGGTGGCTACTCGGGTTACTCTGCACCCGCTATAAGCTACGCTGCACCCGCCATCAACTACGCACCTGCGACCAGTTACGCTGCACCTGTGATCAGTCACGCAGCACCTGCAATCGGTTACGCTGCACCTGCGATCAGCTACGCTGCTCCTGCAATTAATTACGCAGCACCTGCAATCAGCTACGCCGCACCTGCTGCCAAAGTTGTGACAGTCAACAAAGTGGTCAACTCGCAGCGTGTCGTTGACGTCCCACAAGTGGTGAAGGTGCGCAAAGTGGTGTCCGAGCCTCAAATAGTGTCCGTCAACAAGGTAGTAGCCGCTCCCTCCCCCCTCAGCTACAACGCCTATAACAGCGGACTCCTTGGATTCGGATACGGATCTAATGACATCGCAGGTTACAGTTACGGTTCCGATTATGGATACGACTCCGGTTTCTCTAGCGGTTGGTGAGCAAAAACAATCCTATTCTTCTAGTCAACATCTCCTGTATAagtctttttgttatttttatttaatgatgaaatacaataatatttttacaagttcTTGTATCATTTATTACacttcatacatattatatatctttgaatgttatacctaatattatcaatttataaaataatgtagagATTATAATCTCAGATATTATAAAACAGGAAGCTAATGATAAAGTACACTAAGTGaactaaaataaacaacaacaacaaaaataaaaaataaatctaaatccatattaaaattaaagcctCAGCAAAAGAATAGGTTTTAGCGaggcttattttttatatataatagacgaATTTAAAATTGTCTTTAAATAACAACAGCTTTTTTTATTGTCATCcgaataaaatgaaacaaaaccaAAGTTTCAGTATTTTCAGAAATTAaggtgtacatacatatacatatattttgctttgtatgtatgtttatacatacaaagcaaaaataaaaatatttgcaatttgTGTTCTGTTACTCATCTGCATTTACAGACACATGGTTCCTACTGCTTTACTACATGTGTtttgggtgtttttttttaacataagacATAAATTGGCAAAGATAAATATGCTGCGATATTTATTACACACTTAGCTATAAGCAACACAATTGATTGTTTTCAtttctaaagattttttttaattaacaattatatgcTTTGATTGTACACATATATCggaactgcctcgttggtcaagtCCATCCCATCGtactatgagagtgagggaataaatAGTGCAACTGTGTTTATGTACACACTTTATAATCCCAATCAGAAATACTCAttctttttgaataaaaaaatcaagaaaacTAAAATTTGGTAGAACGCGGTGGTCTTAATCTGTATTATGAATGTAAATATCTGGcgttcaagtaaaaaaaaatgtctggaAACAATTAGGTATGCCTAACTATCAACTTCCATTTTAACCTCCTAAATGACTGTATGAATATGAATGATACACTTACACACTTTTTATCAattgaaatactttattttatgtaagaaaGCGGCAAACGGGCTGAAGGCTCGCCTGATGGAAGTGACTACCACCATGAACCCATGGATTCCTGCAACACCGTAAAGCTTGCAGGTGCGACGCCGACCCTTAAACTTTTGAATTAATGTCAATAAGGAATGTAATCAAGTCTTcttttgtgtgtgtgttactCGCTCGATTACAATTTTTGATGTGACACTTAAACGTAAGACTTGACTCGTATACCAATATTAAGATCCTTGTGTAGCAGCCATTCATTCTAGAGAACAACTGAAGAGCTTAGAATTAGCCTCTCCCACTagcgtaaaaaaaataatgaatccattctataacaaataacacaaattaaatatatgtgtcATAAGTTTCTTCAAGTCTAATCCAATGCCCGTGTTGCATTTGCAAAGCGTAAGAAACGTGTTATAGgcgtgttatattattatattcacttggtgatagggcttttgGTAAGCCGTAGGCGCTATCATTGTTCTAACCACAAAGAGCtacaatttatataagatattgcACAGCTTCAagcataaagtttaaattacgcAAATTCTTCTATccgtgtttttaaaataatcagtgaatttatataaaaatatttgcaaataaatactaatttttatggaagtcagttaaaaataaacacatattgaagtaaaaacttaatattgcaCACTACTACACAcactattttgaaaatattcgaGCTTAGAAAGAGAGGTGATaagaatatgataaaaaattgtaatttaaaagattattttcgGTATTAATCATCTCagatagaaattaaaatttgaaaataaataaataaaaaaacaaataaaaaaatacaataaaacacaaatttttGACCGTGACGTCCCAACGGTAGGCGCGCCTCTGCAaccctccaaatcctagggggttctcggggtacagagacctcCTAGCCCTTTCGATACTTATGGCGGGAGGAGAAGGTATGCATAGCGCCAACGTCTTCTCCCTGTTCTTTTTCGGCGAAGCAAGTCAACGGAAGTATTGTTCTCACGCTCCTTCTcccggcctccttctgcgacatgacgttttcgcagaaagagactATCTCcttccagcacctctcgctaccgacCATGGCGCTTATTACGCTCAGCAGTGTCCAACAACAATGGCCGCCAGGGAATGGCGCTGAGACCCCATTcagcacactcaatcagggtgtgaTGCGCCGTGTCCGAAGGCTCGCtgcactcatggcaggagggtgcgACTTCCAACCCCCCTATccggtaaatttttttttttatttgccgggTAGGCAaattactctactccacctgatggtaagtggtagtagagtcaaaacgtgacgacggccagtacggacaggaagaatgttctgcactagccgcccccgccttgtgGCCCGCAAGATACCTCGTTTGAAAGAAGCCGGATTGTAAGAGGGGTTGACACCCACCCGCATaggcgtcacggtagcatgcgaaagcgatcccgtggcgctcctcattaagacggaaagggtaccgctggttttttagtgggtattccgatgtttggggcgcttttttttatagaaccggaaggcggacgagcatatggaccacctgatggtaagtggtcaccaacgcccttagacattggcattgtaagaaatgtcaaccatcgcttacatatccaatgcgccaccaaccttgggaactaagatttaatgtcccttgtgcctgtagttacactggctcactcacccttcaaaccggaacacaacaataccaagtgggtagtgctgttttgcggtagaataactgataagtgggtggcacGTGACTTACACAATGCCCTACCACTTATATGTAGcgcatattatacatatgatgTTCTcttgaccaatttcggccacggcggccaatctcaagagagattagtcaactgcgcaagaaatagtgcacaagtttgtgcgcacAGTTGCACTCCctatcactctcataatcttaTAGGATAGCAAACCGACAAGACTGGAGAGAGTtcggcgcaggaccaatggatTTACgtactttctgaggcacgggggtatacacacttctaacttccagactttgagctgctactgagaatcttcgacagaaaaactcactaactttTCATCGGCCTGACTtcgagatcagcggccttatatccagccatcagaccaacgaggcagttaatttTTGCCATTATACATGTACGCATCTAATCAATCTAATATGAAATACATTAGGCCGTGTCTTTAATTTTCAATGACAATTAATTCCAATCTGTTCAATACCATAGCAGTGGTTAAGACtttgaacatttaattaaatacacacaataaatgcttcaattttataaaattagtttcattTAAACAACAACATGGCCCACTCATGCTTTACAATGGTGGAGCTATCTATCTCACTCATAATTCAAAAATCTATAACGACACTCAATTACGTGAATCTGTAACCCAAAACCTGTTTGGaacaaacaataacaatttaaaaaatatatagtgatgaaataattatgtttagttCTTAAACAGAaaatgctatttatatttttgcatttatttttaataacatatatatatatatatactgataccgttttaatattcacaaaatattGGCGAGGACAGACTTGCGCCACCGCACGACCTTAGTACACCTATATAATGCATGGCGTACTGGCTTCGACATCACTCTTCTAGCAAACTTTGTCATCTTACAAGTCCCCTAAACGCGACAGTATGAAAGCTTTTGTAAGTAAATgcagaaattttaaaacaatactagTACTTTGAAAACAATCACTACGTCGTGGTGGGAAGGAAAGTGTACCAAGTATTGTAGTAAAATAGCGACACAAGTGCAAAATAAAGTGGAGattattgtttgatttatttatattttaaggaaaAGAAAAAAACGATTTTTCTTAGttgtaaatctaataaaaagtCAATTAAGTTcacgatttatattaaaaccaaCATATGTAGCTCAATGACATCGGGCGCCCGAGCCGCCGAGCAATGGGATAGTCGCAGTTTCtgtactatttattattgtgtaacTATTGGTAGCACGccatatattagtaattattttttatgctttttataACAATGTTGTTTCTTTTACAATTTCAGATTGTTATCTGCGCTATTATAGCCAGCACTTCAGCCGGTAATGAAAAGCGTGAGAAGCGAAGCTTTCTCGGCGGTCTTCACTCTATTGATAGTCTTTCCTACGGAGGCTCATACGGTGGTATTTATGGCAGCGACTACGGCTATGATGGCTACTCGAGTTACGCAGCACCGGCGATCAGTTACACTGCACCTGTCGTCAGTCATGTAGCACCTGCGATCAGTTACACTGCACCTGTGGTCAGTCATGTAGCACCTGCGATCAGTTATGCTGCACCTGTGGTCAGTCATGTAGCACCTGCGATCAGTTATGCTGCACCTGTGGTCAGTCACGCAGCACCTGCGATAAGTTACACTGCCCCTGTGATCAATCGCGCAGCATCGGCGATCAGTTACGCTGCACCTGCAATCAGCTACGCAGCACCTATAATCAGTTACCCTGGACCTGCAATCAGCTACGCCGCACCTGCTGCCAAAGTTGTATCTGTCAAAACAGTAGTCAAGTCACAGCGAGAGGTCGACGTCAACAAGACAAGTTCGAAGCAAGAGGTGAAGGTGCGCAAAGTGGTGTCCGAGCCTCAAGTAGTGTCCGTCAACAAGGTAGTAGCCGCTCCCTCCCCCCTCAACTTCGACGCCTACAGCAGCGGACTCTCCGGATACGGTTCGGGTTACGAATACGGTTCTGTTTACGGTTCTGATTACTCTAGCGGTTTGTGGTGAACGAAGACAAACCTGTTCTTCTAGTCAATGTGCTatgtataagtttttatatttgagttttattaaatgaatgatgaaataaatagtatatatattttcataatcgTTGTTGtcatttatcaaatttatacatacatatcatgTACAATTACTTACAACGACAAAATATCCCTCATAACTTATAAGTACTTAAGACTTACTTTTGACCAAAATGATAGCAAAATATTCTTAAGAggttcttataaaattaattttgctcaaaaaaaaaaaaacaaaacaaaatttaaaaaagctaaagtagtcataaacataatatgatatattaaaactgagccgagatggcctagtggttagaacgcgtaaatcttaaccgatgattgtgggttcgaacccgggcaagcaccactgaattttcatgtgcttaatttgtgattataatttatctcgtgcttgaagttCAGTAGTAGTTGGTAAAGGAAAACCTCGTGAagaaacgtgcatgtgtctaatttcattgaaattatgtcacttgtgtattctaccaacacgcattggagcagcgtggtggaataaactctaaaccttctcctcaaaaagggagaggaggccttagcccagcaatgggacatttacaggctgtcactctatattaaaactaaacacAGAAATAGCCTACGACTACTTTGCAGATTCAAGTGGGTCCCAGTGGGGATGCCTTTCTATtctttgtaaataacatttgtCATACAAAACTAACGATACAGGCTTTATGCTGACGATTCCGTAAAATTCAAAACATTCATACGtggtttaactttaaatatggatgacattaaatacaaaaaattattatataatatatacaacaaaacAAACGTCGACAACCTCTTCATACAAGCTGGATGTCTATACACTTCACCAAGTCCTATGCGTGTTATTAGATAGTAAATGAAAGTTCAAAGCACATACTGAAGTCGCTGTTAAAAAAGCTCCCCAGATGTTAGGgttcctaaaaataaatagtaatgaattttattttacttcaagaACACGTCTgtgaattttgttttatgaGTGCCGTACGTGACTATTATGAGTTGACAGACGAATGTCATTAaccaatattatttacttaaaaaatgtgttatattAGATCCTTAggacatatgaaattggcgttttatatgggaggaatataaagtcaatgtttatttaatcgaagtatgcaccgttgttatctatgcacttttgccatctcataggtagttcattgatccctttactaaaaaaaccatgggggcgagaatcaataaactctttgaaggcgtaacttagtggttgtttattGTGCATTTTGTGTCTtacgttgtcgtgaagcagcagtgacctagagcgattgaccaatctcggttattTAGCAGCTTGTTCTTCATTCATGGTTTGCGGTTGCTGACAACTGATATCTGCcataatcgtttggccagatttttgAAAACTGTAGTGAAcaacaccggcgctagtccatcAAActctcacaagtaactttttctgactcaattttcgtttagggcaggatttgctgggtctccagggttcagccattgcgatgAGCTTCCGATTattgtacagtatccacttttcatcacaagtaatgattcgatttaaaatcccttcattattgtattggttgagcaaagtaacacagcagtcgacgcgtgtttgcaagatcgattcactcaattcatgaagtacccatcgttcaagttgttttactttcccgatttgcttcaagtggattaatacagttttattacttaccccgaagactgcagctatctctgaagtgctttgtgatggatccgcttccacaatatatttaatttattatgcctttaattcttcatttctcactttggtctccggccgtccacggggttggttatgaaggtcgaaatttccagaacgaaaatgttgaaaccaaaaacgtaccatgctttcttttgcgataccagcgccgtacacatcattattccttcgagctgtttctgcagcactggtgccacagtagaactcgtactcgtaaatatacgatatttcatattttccatTGTGCAGTAATAAGCGACaccaaagaaataaaataaataaaaaagtatgaggaaaatacaaataaatgactgttttcaaaactcaaatgtaccagctatatgaatttattgatttgaatttggaattcttaaccaaagaggagatatttcagatcaaagtggtcagtacgacaaaacactaatttcatatgtaatgaCCTAATATGTATTGCCGGGTGTgtctaaatacaaaaaaaatcactaaatatAACTTGCATAACACATTTAATGGAAATCATCTATCGCTTTACACTATTTTTAGGGTTATTATTTAGTTGTTCACAAATCACCTCGACGCGAATCTATCACAAGGTCAAAGCGATGTCCCATCCTTcattcatgtttatttaaacagCGCTATGCTAATGCGATATTAGTATTACGATTACGATATCATTTGATTTCAATTCGTTAATATTTATGACTATATCCAAGAATAAGCCAATGatattgcaattaaataaatttaataaaatctaatattaagaaaattttgAATACTAAAGCATGTATTTACGAAATCTTCTTATCAAAGCAGATACTAGTTATTAAAGGTAAACAATAATTAACAGCGACCAATGAATAACGCGACATACTTTATGAgacttcatatatttttataggcaGGCGGGCGAGCAAacggacacctgatggtaagtggtcaccaacacccattgatattggcgatgtaagaaataatgcaccaaccttgggaactgagatgttgtgtcccttgtgccagtagttatactggcttactcacccttcaaaccggaacactaaaatatctgatgtgtgggtggtacccacctagACGAGCCTGcataaagccttaccaccaggcAAAAGGGTTAAACAAATGTTACAATTTCGAGTCAAAGTGGTCTTTCGAGCATCTTCTTTGTTATAAAGAAGTAAACTTACTAAGTAAGATCATAAAGCTGAGTACGTAGCAGGTAATCTTCGAACCAACTCATGTgatttcaaaaatgtttaacgTATTATACTACATAAGTATAAACCTTCAGAATGAACGCAGGCTGTACATTATTCCAGACAGGCTATACATTTGTAACTTACAAACGCAGCATTAACT
Coding sequences within it:
- the LOC126769794 gene encoding cuticle protein 38-like; this encodes MKAFIVVCAIVACASAGNEKREKRGFLGGLHSIDSLSYGGSYGGIYGNDYGYGGYSGYSAPAISYAAPAINYAPATSYAAPVISHAAPAIGYAAPAISYAAPAINYAAPAISYAAPAAKVVTVNKVVNSQRVVDVPQVVKVRKVVSEPQIVSVNKVVAAPSPLSYNAYNSGLLGFGYGSNDIAGYSYGSDYGYDSGFSSGW